A stretch of the Macaca mulatta isolate MMU2019108-1 chromosome 16, T2T-MMU8v2.0, whole genome shotgun sequence genome encodes the following:
- the PFAS gene encoding phosphoribosylformylglycinamidine synthase isoform X1 produces the protein MSPVLHFYVRPSGHEGAASGHTRRKLQGKLPQLQAVETELCYNVNWTAEALPSAEEMKKLMWLFGCPLLLDDVAQESWLVSGSSDLLLEVGPRLNFSTPTSTNIVSVCHAAGLGPVDRVETTRRYRLSFAHPPSAEVEAIALATLHDRMTEQHFPHPIQSFSPESILEPLNGPINILGEGRLALEKANQELGLALDSWDLDFYTKRFQELQRNPSTVEAFDLAQSNSEHSRHWFFKGQLHVDGQKLEHSLFESIMSTQESSNPNNVLKFCDNSSAIQGKEVQFLRPEDPTRPSRFRQQQGLRHVVFTAETHNFPTGVSPFSGATTGTGGRIRDVQCTGRGAHVVAGTAGYCFGNLHIPGSISFLSFHLPFQIPFHPVLFPSLPGYNLPWEDPSFQYPGNFARPLEVAIEASNGASDYGNKFGEPVLAGFARSLGLQLPDGQRREWIKPIMFSGGIGSMEADHISKEAPEPGMEVVKVGGPVYRIGVGGGAASSVQVQGDNTSDLDFGAVQRGDPEMEQKMNRVIRACVEAPKGNPICSLHDQGAGGNGNVLKELSDPAGAIIYTSRFQLGDPTLNALEIWGAEYQESNALLLRSPDRNFLTRVSARERCSACFVGTITGDRRIVLVDDRECPVRRNGQGDAPPTPPPTPVDLELEWVLGKMPRKEFFLQRKPPVLQPLALPPGLSVRQALERVLRLPAVASKRYLTNKVDRSVGGLVAQQQCVGPLQTPLADVAVVALSHEELVGAATALGEQPVKSLLDPKVAARLAVAEALTNLVFALVTDLRDVKCSGNWMWAAKLPGEGAALADACEAMVAVMAALGVAVDGGKDSLSMAARVGTETVRAPGSLVISAYAVCPDITATVTPDLKHPEGRGHLLYVPLSPGQHRLGGTALAQCFSQLGEHPPDLDVPENLVRAFSITQGLLKDRLLCSGHDVSDGGLVTCLLEMAFAGNCGLQVDVPVAGVDVLSVLFAEEPGLVLEVQEPDLAQVLKRYWDAGLHCLELGHTGEAGPHATVRVSVNRAVVLEEPVGELRALWEETSFQLDRLQAEPRCVAEEERGLRERMGPSYCLPPTFPKASVPREPGGPSPRVAILREEGSNGDREMADAFHLAGFEVWDVTMQDLCSGAIGLDTFRGVAFVGGFSYADVLGSAKGWAAAVTFHPLAGGELRRFRKRPDTFSLGVCNGCQLLALLGWVGGDPNEEAVEMGPDSQPGLLLRHNLSGRYESRWASVRVGPGPALMLRGMEGAVLPVWSAHGEGYVAFSSPELQAQIEARGLAPLHWADDDGNPTEQYPLNPNGSPGGVAGICSHDGRHLALMPHPERAVRPWQWAWRPPPFDTLTTSPWLQLFINARNWTLEGSC, from the exons ATGTCCCCAGTCCTTCACTTCTATGTTCGTCCCTCTGGCCATGAGGGGGCAGCCTCTGGACACACTCGAAGGAAACTGCAAGGGAAACTGCCACAGCTGCAGGCCGTCGAGACTGAACTGTGCTACAATGTGAACTGGACAG CTGAGGCCCTCCCCAGTGCTGAGGAGATGAAGAAGCTGATGTGGCTGTTTGGTTGCCCGTTATTGCTGGATGATGTTGCTCAGGAGTCCTGGCTCGTTTCTGGCTCCAGTGACCTGCTGCTGGAGGTCGGGCCCAG GCTGAACTTCTCCACTCCAACATCTACCAACATCGTGTCAGTGTGCCACGCCGCTGGGCTGGGGCCTGTGGATCGTGTGGAGACCACCCGGCGCTACCGGCTCTCG TTTGCCCACCCTCCGTCAGCTGAGGTGGAAGCCATCGCTCTGGCTACCCTGCACGACCGGATGACAGAGCAGCACTTCCCCCATCCCATCCAGAGTTTCTCCCCTGAGAGCATCCTGGAACCCCTCAATGGCCCTATCAATATACTGGGCGAGGGCCGGCTTGCGCTGGAGAAGGCCAACCAGGAGCTTG GTCTGGCTTTAGACTCTTGGGACCTAGACTTCTACACCAAGCGCTTCCAGGAGCTACAGCGGAACCCGAGCACTGTGGAGGCCTTTGACTTGGCGCAGTCCAATAG CGAGCACAGCCGACACTGGTTCTTCAAGGGCCAGCTCCACGTGGATGGGCAGAAGCTGGAGCACTCACTGTTTGAGTCTATCATGAGCACCCAGGAATCCTCAAACCCCAACAACGTCCTCAAATTCTGTGATAACAGCAG TGCAATCCAGGGAAAGGAAGTCCAATTCCTACGGCCTGAGGACCCCACACGGCCAAGCCGTTTCCGGCAACAGCAAGGTCTGAGACATGTTGTCTTCACAGCAGAGACTCACAACTTTCCCACAG GAGTATCCCCCTTTAGTGGTGCGACCACTGGCACAGGGGGCCGGATTCGAGATGTCCAGTGCACAGGCCGTGGGGCCCATGTGGTGGCTGGCACTGCCGGCTATTGCTTTGGAAATCTGCATATTCCAGGTTccatctccttcctctccttccaccTTCCCTTCCAGATTCCTT TTCATCcagttctctttccttcccttccaggTTACAATCTGCCCTGGGAGGATCCAAGCTTCCAGTATCCTGGGAACTTTGCCCGGCCCCTGGAGGTTGCCATTGAAGCCAGTAATGGAGCTTCTGACTATGGCAACAAGTTTGGGGAACCAGTGCTGGCTG GCTTCGCCCGCTCTTTGGGCCTCCAGCTCCCAGACGGCCAGCGGCGTGAGTGGATCAAGCCCATCATGTTTAGTGGGGGCATTGGGTCCATGGAAGCTGACCACATAAGCAAGGAGGCCCCAGAGCCAG GCATGGAAGTTGTAAAGGTTGGAGGTCCCGTCTACAGGATTGGAGTTGGAGGTGGAGCTGCTTCGTCTGTGCAG GTGCAGGGAGATAACACCAGTGACCTGGACTTCGGGGCTGTGCAGCGAGGAGACCCGGAGATGGAACAGAAGATGAACCGTGTGATCAGGGCTTGTGTGGAGGCCCCCaagggaaaccccatctgtagcCTTCACGATCAGGGCGCTGGTGGCAATG GCAACGTCCTAAAGGAGCTGAGTGACCCAGCTGGAGCCATCATTTACACCAGCCGCTTCCAG CTCGGGGACCCGACCCTGAATGCCCTGGAAATCTGGGGGGCCGAGTACCAGGAATCAAATGCACTTCTCCTGAGGTCCCCTGACCGGAACTTCCTGACTCGTGTCAGTGCCCGTGAACGTTGCTCGGCGTGCTTCGTGGGCACCATCACTGGAGACCGGAGA ATAGTGCTGGTGGACGATCGGGAGTGTCCTGTCAGAAGAAATGGCCAGGGGGATGCCCCCCCGACACCCCCGCCAACCCCTGTGGACCTGGAGCTCGAATGGGTGCTGGGCAAGATGCCTCGGAAG GAGTTCTTCCTCCAGAGGAAGCCCCCTGTGCTGCAGCCTCTGGCCTTGCCCCCAGGGCTGAGCGTGCGCCAGGCTCTGGAGAGGGTTCTGAGGCTGCCCGCTGTGGCCAGCAAGCGCTATCTCACCAATAAG GTGGACCGCTCCGTGGGCGGCCTGGTGGCCCAGCAGCAGTGTGTGGGGCCCCTGCAGACTCCTCTGGCAGATGTAGCAGTTGTGGCACTGAGCCATGAGGAGCTCGTAGGGGCTGCCACAGCCTTGGGAGAGCAGCCAGTCAAGAGCCTGCTGGACCCCAAGGTCGCCGCCCGGCTGGCCGTGGCTGAAGCCCTTACCAACTTGGTGTTTGCTCTGGTCACGGACCTCCGG GATGTGAAGTGTAGCGGGAACTGGATGTGGGCAGCCAAGCTCCCAGGGGAGGGCGCAGCTTTGGCGGACGCCTGTGAGGCTATGGTGGCGGTGATGGCAGCCCTGGGTGTGGCAGTGGACGGTGGCAAGGACTCCCTCAGCATGGCTGCTCGGGTTGGCACTGAGACCGTGCGGGCTCCTG GGTCACTGGTCATCTCAGCCTATGCCGTCTGCCCAGACATCACAGCCACCGTGACCCCAGACCTCAAGCATCCTGAAGGGAGAG gCCATCTGCTTTATGTGCCTTTGAGCCCTGGGCAGCACCGGCTGGGGGGCACGGCTCTGGCCCAGTGCTTCTCCCAGCTCGGGGAGCACCCTCCAGACCTGGACGTTCCTGAGAACTTGGTGCGTGCCTTCAGCATCACCCAGGGGCTGCTGAAAG aCCGCCTCCTCTGCTCAGGCCACGATGTCAGCGATGGAGGCCTCGTCACATGCCTGCTGGAGATGGCCTTTGCTGGAAATTGTGGGCTACAGGTGGATGTGCCTGTCGCTGGGGTTGATG TCCTGTCTGTGCTGTTCGCTGAGGAGCCAGGCCTGGTGCTGGAGGTGCAGGAGCCAGACCTGGCCCAGGTGCTGAAGCGTTACTGGGATGCTGGCCTCCACTGCCTGGAGCTGGGCCACACAGGCGAGGCCGGGCCCCACGCCACG GTCCGGGTGTCAGTGAACAGGGCTGTGGTTCTGGAGGAGCCTGTTGGGGAGCTGCGAGCCCTCTGGGAGGAGACAAGTTTCCAGCTGGACCGGCTGCAGGCAGAGCCTCGCTGTGTGGCAGAGGAGGAACGGGGCCTGAGGGAGCGGATGGGGCCCAGCTATTGCCTGCCCCCCACCTTTCCCAAAGCCTCCGTGCCCCGTGAGCCTG GTGGTCCCAGCCCCCGAGTCGCCATCTTGCGAGAGGAGGGCAGTAATGGAGACCGGGAGATGGCTGATGCCTTCCACTTGGCTGGGTTTGAG GTATGGGACGTGACCATGCAGGACCTCTGCTCTGGGGCAATTGGGCTGGACACTTTCCGCGGCGTGGCCTTCGTGGGCGGCTTCAGCTATGCAGATGTCCTGGGCTCTGCCAAAG GGTGGGCAGCTGCCGTGACCTTTCATCCCCTGGCCGGGGGTGAGCTGAGGCGCTTCCGGAAGCGACCAGACACCTTCAGCCTGGGCGTGTGTAATGGCTGTCAGCTGCTGGCTCTGCTGGGCTGGGTAGGAGGCGACCCCAATGAGGAAGCCGTGGAGATGGGCCCTGACTCCCAGCCAGGCCTTCTGCTACGCCACAACCTGTCTGGGCGCTATGAGTCTCGCTGGGCCAGCGTGCGTGTGGGGCCTGGGCCAGCCCTGATGCTTCGAGGGATGGAGGGCGCCGTGCTGCCTGTGTGGAGTGCGCACGGGGAAG GTTACGTGGCATTTTCTTCTCCGGAACTCCAAGCTCAGATTGAGGCCAGGGGCTTGGCTCCGCTGCACTGGGCAGATGATGACGGGAACCCCACAGAGCAGTACCCTCTGAATCCCAATGGGTCCCCAGGGGGCGTGGCTGGCATCTGCTCCCATGATGGCCGCCACCTGGCTCTCATGCCTCACCCTGAGCGGGCCGTGAGGCCTTGGCAGTGGGCGTGGCGACCCCCTCCATTTGATACTCTGACCACCTCCCCCTGGCTCCAGCTCTTTATCAATGCCCGAAACTGGACCCTGGAAGGGAGCTGTTGA
- the PFAS gene encoding phosphoribosylformylglycinamidine synthase isoform X2 has protein sequence MSPVLHFYVRPSGHEGAASGHTRRKLQGKLPQLQAVETELCYNVNWTAEALPSAEEMKKLMWLFGCPLLLDDVAQESWLVSGSSDLLLEVGPRLNFSTPTSTNIVSVCHAAGLGPVDRVETTRRYRLSFAHPPSAEVEAIALATLHDRMTEQHFPHPIQSFSPESILEPLNGPINILGEGRLALEKANQELGLALDSWDLDFYTKRFQELQRNPSTVEAFDLAQSNSEHSRHWFFKGQLHVDGQKLEHSLFESIMSTQESSNPNNVLKFCDNSSAIQGKEVQFLRPEDPTRPSRFRQQQGLRHVVFTAETHNFPTGVSPFSGATTGTGGRIRDVQCTGRGAHVVAGTAGYCFGNLHIPGYNLPWEDPSFQYPGNFARPLEVAIEASNGASDYGNKFGEPVLAGFARSLGLQLPDGQRREWIKPIMFSGGIGSMEADHISKEAPEPGMEVVKVGGPVYRIGVGGGAASSVQVQGDNTSDLDFGAVQRGDPEMEQKMNRVIRACVEAPKGNPICSLHDQGAGGNGNVLKELSDPAGAIIYTSRFQLGDPTLNALEIWGAEYQESNALLLRSPDRNFLTRVSARERCSACFVGTITGDRRIVLVDDRECPVRRNGQGDAPPTPPPTPVDLELEWVLGKMPRKEFFLQRKPPVLQPLALPPGLSVRQALERVLRLPAVASKRYLTNKVDRSVGGLVAQQQCVGPLQTPLADVAVVALSHEELVGAATALGEQPVKSLLDPKVAARLAVAEALTNLVFALVTDLRDVKCSGNWMWAAKLPGEGAALADACEAMVAVMAALGVAVDGGKDSLSMAARVGTETVRAPGSLVISAYAVCPDITATVTPDLKHPEGRGHLLYVPLSPGQHRLGGTALAQCFSQLGEHPPDLDVPENLVRAFSITQGLLKDRLLCSGHDVSDGGLVTCLLEMAFAGNCGLQVDVPVAGVDVLSVLFAEEPGLVLEVQEPDLAQVLKRYWDAGLHCLELGHTGEAGPHATVRVSVNRAVVLEEPVGELRALWEETSFQLDRLQAEPRCVAEEERGLRERMGPSYCLPPTFPKASVPREPGGPSPRVAILREEGSNGDREMADAFHLAGFEVWDVTMQDLCSGAIGLDTFRGVAFVGGFSYADVLGSAKGWAAAVTFHPLAGGELRRFRKRPDTFSLGVCNGCQLLALLGWVGGDPNEEAVEMGPDSQPGLLLRHNLSGRYESRWASVRVGPGPALMLRGMEGAVLPVWSAHGEGYVAFSSPELQAQIEARGLAPLHWADDDGNPTEQYPLNPNGSPGGVAGICSHDGRHLALMPHPERAVRPWQWAWRPPPFDTLTTSPWLQLFINARNWTLEGSC, from the exons ATGTCCCCAGTCCTTCACTTCTATGTTCGTCCCTCTGGCCATGAGGGGGCAGCCTCTGGACACACTCGAAGGAAACTGCAAGGGAAACTGCCACAGCTGCAGGCCGTCGAGACTGAACTGTGCTACAATGTGAACTGGACAG CTGAGGCCCTCCCCAGTGCTGAGGAGATGAAGAAGCTGATGTGGCTGTTTGGTTGCCCGTTATTGCTGGATGATGTTGCTCAGGAGTCCTGGCTCGTTTCTGGCTCCAGTGACCTGCTGCTGGAGGTCGGGCCCAG GCTGAACTTCTCCACTCCAACATCTACCAACATCGTGTCAGTGTGCCACGCCGCTGGGCTGGGGCCTGTGGATCGTGTGGAGACCACCCGGCGCTACCGGCTCTCG TTTGCCCACCCTCCGTCAGCTGAGGTGGAAGCCATCGCTCTGGCTACCCTGCACGACCGGATGACAGAGCAGCACTTCCCCCATCCCATCCAGAGTTTCTCCCCTGAGAGCATCCTGGAACCCCTCAATGGCCCTATCAATATACTGGGCGAGGGCCGGCTTGCGCTGGAGAAGGCCAACCAGGAGCTTG GTCTGGCTTTAGACTCTTGGGACCTAGACTTCTACACCAAGCGCTTCCAGGAGCTACAGCGGAACCCGAGCACTGTGGAGGCCTTTGACTTGGCGCAGTCCAATAG CGAGCACAGCCGACACTGGTTCTTCAAGGGCCAGCTCCACGTGGATGGGCAGAAGCTGGAGCACTCACTGTTTGAGTCTATCATGAGCACCCAGGAATCCTCAAACCCCAACAACGTCCTCAAATTCTGTGATAACAGCAG TGCAATCCAGGGAAAGGAAGTCCAATTCCTACGGCCTGAGGACCCCACACGGCCAAGCCGTTTCCGGCAACAGCAAGGTCTGAGACATGTTGTCTTCACAGCAGAGACTCACAACTTTCCCACAG GAGTATCCCCCTTTAGTGGTGCGACCACTGGCACAGGGGGCCGGATTCGAGATGTCCAGTGCACAGGCCGTGGGGCCCATGTGGTGGCTGGCACTGCCGGCTATTGCTTTGGAAATCTGCATATTCCAG gTTACAATCTGCCCTGGGAGGATCCAAGCTTCCAGTATCCTGGGAACTTTGCCCGGCCCCTGGAGGTTGCCATTGAAGCCAGTAATGGAGCTTCTGACTATGGCAACAAGTTTGGGGAACCAGTGCTGGCTG GCTTCGCCCGCTCTTTGGGCCTCCAGCTCCCAGACGGCCAGCGGCGTGAGTGGATCAAGCCCATCATGTTTAGTGGGGGCATTGGGTCCATGGAAGCTGACCACATAAGCAAGGAGGCCCCAGAGCCAG GCATGGAAGTTGTAAAGGTTGGAGGTCCCGTCTACAGGATTGGAGTTGGAGGTGGAGCTGCTTCGTCTGTGCAG GTGCAGGGAGATAACACCAGTGACCTGGACTTCGGGGCTGTGCAGCGAGGAGACCCGGAGATGGAACAGAAGATGAACCGTGTGATCAGGGCTTGTGTGGAGGCCCCCaagggaaaccccatctgtagcCTTCACGATCAGGGCGCTGGTGGCAATG GCAACGTCCTAAAGGAGCTGAGTGACCCAGCTGGAGCCATCATTTACACCAGCCGCTTCCAG CTCGGGGACCCGACCCTGAATGCCCTGGAAATCTGGGGGGCCGAGTACCAGGAATCAAATGCACTTCTCCTGAGGTCCCCTGACCGGAACTTCCTGACTCGTGTCAGTGCCCGTGAACGTTGCTCGGCGTGCTTCGTGGGCACCATCACTGGAGACCGGAGA ATAGTGCTGGTGGACGATCGGGAGTGTCCTGTCAGAAGAAATGGCCAGGGGGATGCCCCCCCGACACCCCCGCCAACCCCTGTGGACCTGGAGCTCGAATGGGTGCTGGGCAAGATGCCTCGGAAG GAGTTCTTCCTCCAGAGGAAGCCCCCTGTGCTGCAGCCTCTGGCCTTGCCCCCAGGGCTGAGCGTGCGCCAGGCTCTGGAGAGGGTTCTGAGGCTGCCCGCTGTGGCCAGCAAGCGCTATCTCACCAATAAG GTGGACCGCTCCGTGGGCGGCCTGGTGGCCCAGCAGCAGTGTGTGGGGCCCCTGCAGACTCCTCTGGCAGATGTAGCAGTTGTGGCACTGAGCCATGAGGAGCTCGTAGGGGCTGCCACAGCCTTGGGAGAGCAGCCAGTCAAGAGCCTGCTGGACCCCAAGGTCGCCGCCCGGCTGGCCGTGGCTGAAGCCCTTACCAACTTGGTGTTTGCTCTGGTCACGGACCTCCGG GATGTGAAGTGTAGCGGGAACTGGATGTGGGCAGCCAAGCTCCCAGGGGAGGGCGCAGCTTTGGCGGACGCCTGTGAGGCTATGGTGGCGGTGATGGCAGCCCTGGGTGTGGCAGTGGACGGTGGCAAGGACTCCCTCAGCATGGCTGCTCGGGTTGGCACTGAGACCGTGCGGGCTCCTG GGTCACTGGTCATCTCAGCCTATGCCGTCTGCCCAGACATCACAGCCACCGTGACCCCAGACCTCAAGCATCCTGAAGGGAGAG gCCATCTGCTTTATGTGCCTTTGAGCCCTGGGCAGCACCGGCTGGGGGGCACGGCTCTGGCCCAGTGCTTCTCCCAGCTCGGGGAGCACCCTCCAGACCTGGACGTTCCTGAGAACTTGGTGCGTGCCTTCAGCATCACCCAGGGGCTGCTGAAAG aCCGCCTCCTCTGCTCAGGCCACGATGTCAGCGATGGAGGCCTCGTCACATGCCTGCTGGAGATGGCCTTTGCTGGAAATTGTGGGCTACAGGTGGATGTGCCTGTCGCTGGGGTTGATG TCCTGTCTGTGCTGTTCGCTGAGGAGCCAGGCCTGGTGCTGGAGGTGCAGGAGCCAGACCTGGCCCAGGTGCTGAAGCGTTACTGGGATGCTGGCCTCCACTGCCTGGAGCTGGGCCACACAGGCGAGGCCGGGCCCCACGCCACG GTCCGGGTGTCAGTGAACAGGGCTGTGGTTCTGGAGGAGCCTGTTGGGGAGCTGCGAGCCCTCTGGGAGGAGACAAGTTTCCAGCTGGACCGGCTGCAGGCAGAGCCTCGCTGTGTGGCAGAGGAGGAACGGGGCCTGAGGGAGCGGATGGGGCCCAGCTATTGCCTGCCCCCCACCTTTCCCAAAGCCTCCGTGCCCCGTGAGCCTG GTGGTCCCAGCCCCCGAGTCGCCATCTTGCGAGAGGAGGGCAGTAATGGAGACCGGGAGATGGCTGATGCCTTCCACTTGGCTGGGTTTGAG GTATGGGACGTGACCATGCAGGACCTCTGCTCTGGGGCAATTGGGCTGGACACTTTCCGCGGCGTGGCCTTCGTGGGCGGCTTCAGCTATGCAGATGTCCTGGGCTCTGCCAAAG GGTGGGCAGCTGCCGTGACCTTTCATCCCCTGGCCGGGGGTGAGCTGAGGCGCTTCCGGAAGCGACCAGACACCTTCAGCCTGGGCGTGTGTAATGGCTGTCAGCTGCTGGCTCTGCTGGGCTGGGTAGGAGGCGACCCCAATGAGGAAGCCGTGGAGATGGGCCCTGACTCCCAGCCAGGCCTTCTGCTACGCCACAACCTGTCTGGGCGCTATGAGTCTCGCTGGGCCAGCGTGCGTGTGGGGCCTGGGCCAGCCCTGATGCTTCGAGGGATGGAGGGCGCCGTGCTGCCTGTGTGGAGTGCGCACGGGGAAG GTTACGTGGCATTTTCTTCTCCGGAACTCCAAGCTCAGATTGAGGCCAGGGGCTTGGCTCCGCTGCACTGGGCAGATGATGACGGGAACCCCACAGAGCAGTACCCTCTGAATCCCAATGGGTCCCCAGGGGGCGTGGCTGGCATCTGCTCCCATGATGGCCGCCACCTGGCTCTCATGCCTCACCCTGAGCGGGCCGTGAGGCCTTGGCAGTGGGCGTGGCGACCCCCTCCATTTGATACTCTGACCACCTCCCCCTGGCTCCAGCTCTTTATCAATGCCCGAAACTGGACCCTGGAAGGGAGCTGTTGA